A region of the Candidatus Cloacimonadota bacterium genome:
AATAAAAAAAAGGAGACGAATATATGTTTATAATAATTGCTGGAGCCGGAACAGTCGGCTATAGGATTGTGGCGAAACTTGTCCAAAACAAACACGATGTGGTAGTGATTGATAAAGACAGAGATGTATGTGAAAATCTATATAGCGAAACCGGTGCTACCACTATTAACGGAGATGCGACCAAATTACGTGTTCTCAAAGATGCGGGAGCATCAAAAGCAGATTCCTTCGTTTGCCTGATGAGGAATGATGCTGATAATATTGCTTGTGCTCTTCTTGCAAAAAGTCTGGGAGTGGAAGACATAATAAGTCGAGTTCGCAGACCGCAGTATAAAAAAGCATATCAAATTGCCGGCATAAACGGCATCGTAGATATTTCCCGTCTGTTGGTTAACCGGATAATTGAAGAAGTGGAAAAACCTGAAGTGAAACGAATTTTTACAATGGGTGACGGGAAAACAGGTGTATATGCCATTTTAATGAAGAAAAATTCTCAAGCTATTGGAATGACCATCCGAGATATTGTGAAGAAAAATAAATTTCCGGATGATTGTTTGTTCATGGGCGTATATAAAAACAATATGGAAGATTTTTTTATTCCACGCGGCAATTTCGTTATTCAAGAGAACGACACGGTTTTTGTGGTTTCAAATAGTCAATATATAAAACAGGCTTCCGATTTTCTTACAAAAACAGTAAAGCAAAAAAAAGCCTTGAATAATCCTTCACCAAATTTAAATTAAAACTGATAATTGCAAAAATAAATTGGTTATTTCAGCCAAACCTAAAATTTCAAAAAGGAGTTTTCATGAGTAAAAAGAAAAAACGCATAGCAAAAAGCAAAGCGAAAAAACGACAAAAAAGGAAATCCAAAAAAGCAGAAAAAATAAAATTTTCTACAAAAATAATTCACAAACCAGCTATAACCGAAATCGAGCCACCCAAAGGATTTCGTCCTGTTTCTATTACGCAAGCTATATTGGAATACAGCAAACCTTTTGATGAAAAACTTGGTGAGAAAACAGAAGATAATTTTAAACTTGTGATGGATTTGGGTATGAATATGTGGAATTTTACAGAGGCAAGAATCTCATATGAAGAGAAGTCAGTATTGAAAGTAAAAATTATTCTTTCTCTGGTGAATAATTTGAAAATGAAGAAAAATGAAGCAAATGATTTCTTTGATAAAATGGTCGAGAGAAAAGAATACTTATTTCCTCAAAGCATACAATCTGAAGATACTATGATGTTTTTTATTCGAAAAGAGGATATGGTTTTCATCCCTGATTTTGATTATTCCCAAATTAAAATATCTAAAACCCCTATTCCCGCTGACGAAAAAGATCAAGATTGTATAAAAAGCATTCTCTTTATCGATGCTCAAATAAATCAAGGTGCCGATTATCTAAAATGGGAAAAAAAATATTTTCAGATGTGTGATAAATGCAAAGATAGATTTATAAAATGGATGGAAGACAAGGGTGTAAAAAAGTTGGTGCAAGATATGGCATTTAACATTGACTTTTTTTTAAAATTTATTTATACATATAGACATGAGGAAGAATTTACTTTACGCTTTCTTCCTGCATTAGCGCTTAACGAATTTTTCGGGGATTTTTTGATTAGAAAAATGTTGGTTAAACCTCATGAATATACTTATTATATCCCCTCAATAAAATTGTTTTATGAATTTTTAGCAGATAAAAATTATATCAATGATTCGCAAACCTACATCGCCCAACTTGATGAAATAGAACCACAATTTATGAAAATTCTACGGGAGCATTTTTAAAGGATTTTTTAGAGGTTGGATTTTTTTTCGCAAAGTAATAGCGTTTTCATTTTCCCATTTTCAAAATATCCAAAATGAAGGCATATTCAAAAGCAATATCTCTAAAATAATCATACCAACCGGAAGAGCCGGCGTGCCCTGCCATATTTGTTTTTAGAAGCAGAATATGATCGTCGGTTTTTAGTTTTCTAAGTTTTGCCGTCCACTTCGCAGACTCCCAAAAATTTACTCGTGTATCATAAAATCCGGCAAGGATCAGCATATTCGGATAGTCCTGCTTTTTTACGTTATCATAAGGGGAATAGGAAAGCATATAATCGAACTCTTCTTTCTTATTCGGATTTCCCCACTCTTCATACTCGGAAACAACTGCGGAGAGGGTGGTGTCAAACATAGAATTAATAAGATCCACAAAAGGCACATCTGCAATTAGTATCTCAAAAAGTTCGGGACGCATATTTGCCACCGCCCCAATGAGCAATCCCCCGGCGCTGCAACCTTCACCCACCAATTTTTCGCTGGTAGTATAATTTTTTTTCAGAAGATATTCGGCAGCAGCAATATAATCGTTAAAAGTATTTTTCTTATTCATCATTTTCCCGTCATTGTACCACTCTTCACCACATTCACCCCCACCACGAATGTGTGCAAGAGCATAAATGAATCCACGATCAAGAAGGCTTAAACGAGACGTGGAGAAATATGGCTCGCTAACATCACCGTAAGAGCCGTAAGCATACAATAATAGCGGATTGGAACCATCCTGCTTGTACATATCCTTTTTATAAACTAAGGAAATCGGGATTGGAGTTCCATCCTTCGCTTTAGCAAAAATTTGCGTGGCATGATAGTCAGCAGAATCAAATTTCCCCAAAACTTTTTTCCTTTTAAGAATTTCCGACTTCCCCGTTTTAAGATCATATTCCATTATCATCGGAGGA
Encoded here:
- a CDS encoding TrkA family potassium uptake protein, with the protein product MFIIIAGAGTVGYRIVAKLVQNKHDVVVIDKDRDVCENLYSETGATTINGDATKLRVLKDAGASKADSFVCLMRNDADNIACALLAKSLGVEDIISRVRRPQYKKAYQIAGINGIVDISRLLVNRIIEEVEKPEVKRIFTMGDGKTGVYAILMKKNSQAIGMTIRDIVKKNKFPDDCLFMGVYKNNMEDFFIPRGNFVIQENDTVFVVSNSQYIKQASDFLTKTVKQKKALNNPSPNLN